One genomic window of Medicago truncatula cultivar Jemalong A17 chromosome 1, MtrunA17r5.0-ANR, whole genome shotgun sequence includes the following:
- the LOC25483077 gene encoding beta-glucuronosyltransferase GlcAT14A: MQNPGTTTTSPTTPKPQCSSSSLSFLTTTLIKDPKPKPILYTFLALSLFSILLILSLTSSSRSSTHTRPDPFLYPTHQTHRIIYDQDKTTPPPPSIAYLISGSKGDSGRILRLLYATYHPLNQYLLHLDPSAPQSDREKLALVVQSNTVFEAAKNVHVMGKPDFVYVKGSSPVSFTLHAAAILIRLSLRWDWFVSLSADSYPLVTQDDLLHIMSFLPKDMNFVNHSSYIGWKESKKLKPIIVDPGLYLSEGTEMFYATQKRELPSAYRMFTGSSFSILSRNFMEFCILGVDNLPRILLMYFSNTPSSLSNYFPTVLCNSRQFNKTVINQDLLYAVYDSHRNNLRPLNSTDFDNMIHSGAVFAKKFQPDDPVLDLIDQKILNRSPGSVVPGGWCLGEPGNSTCLTWGDASILRPGKGSKRLEKAIVELLSNGTFRSRQCI; the protein is encoded by the exons ATGCAAAATCcaggaacaacaacaacatcaccaaCAACACCAAAACCACAATGTTCTTCATCTTCACTTTCATTTCTTACAACAACCTTAATCAAAGACCCTAAACCAAAACCAATCCTCTACACATTCCTAGCACTCTCTCTCTTCTCAATCCTCCTCATCCTCTCGCTCACTTCTTCTTCACGTTCATCAACCCACACTCGACCCGACCCATTTCTCTACCCGACCCATCAAACCCACCGCATCATCTACGACCAAGACAAAACCACCCCACCACCACCTTCCATAGCATATCTCATTTCCGGGTCAAAGGGTGATTCGGGTCGGATCCTTAGGCTACTGTATGCAACGTATCATCCTCTTAATCAATACCTTCTTCATCTTGACCCTTCTGCTCCTCAATCAGATCGTGAAAAGTTGGCTCTTGTTGTTCAGTCTAATACTGTTTTTGAAGCTGCTAAGAATGTTCATGTTATGGGAAAACctgattttgtttatgttaaagGCTCTTCTCCTGTTTCATTTACTCTTCATGCTGCTGCTATTTTGATTCGTTTGTCTTTGAGATGGGATTGGTTTGTTAGTCTTAGTGCTGATTCTTACCCTCTTGTTACTCAAGATG ATCTTCTCCACATCATGTCGTTTCTGCCTAAAGATATGAACTTTGTAAATCATTCAAGCTATATTGGGTGGAAAGA GTCAAAGAAGTTGAAACCCATCATTGTTGATCCTGGTTTGTATCTTTCTGAAGGGACTGAAATGTTTTATGCTACTCAGAAAAGAGAACTCCCTAGTGCTTACCGCATGTTTACAG GTtcatctttttctattttaagtcGTAATTTTATGGAGTTTTGCATTTTAGGAGTAGACAACCTCCCTCGGATTCTACTGATGTATTTCTCAAACACACCATCATCCCTGTCCAATTATTTCCCTACAGTTCTCTGCAACTCTCGCCAATTTAACAAGACAGTCATAAATCAGGACTTGTTATATGCTGTTTATGACAGCCATAGAAACAATCTTCGACCACTCAATTCAACAGATTTTGATAACATGATTCATAGTGGAGCCGTCTTTGCAAAAAAATTCCAGCCAGATGATCCTGTTCTCGATCTCATCGACCAAAAAATTTTGAACCGAAGTCCTGGATCGGTTGTTCCTGGTGGATGGTGTTTAGGTGAGCCTGGGAACAGCACATGCTTAACATGGGGTGATGCCAGTATCTTGAGACCCGGTAAAGGCTCTAAACGGCTTGAGAAAGCAATTGTTGAATTGCTGTCAAATGGCACTTTCCGATCTCGACAGTGTATATAG
- the LOC25483081 gene encoding hydroxyethylthiazole kinase: protein MEESKKKKKEELEWRRKTWKLVSKVRMESPLIQCITNFVSMDLMANTLLSAGASPAMVHSLEEISEFTPRVSALCLNVGTLSSSSLPAMIAAAKLCSQLNIPWVLDPVAVSASSFRFDACVQLVTFKPTVIRGNASEIISLSSSSLQSSAASMGVDSTHGSMDAVEAAKLLAQTSGAIVAVSGATDIVTDGNQVVGAHNGVPLMQKITATGCAVTALIAAFVAVDKSHALDAAVSALAVFGVAGELGMKMAKGPSSLRMHLIDSLYGLDEATLQSHVNITSLC, encoded by the exons ATGGAAGAgagcaagaagaagaagaaagaggagTTGGAATGGAGAAGAAAGACATGGAAACTAGTTTCAAAGGTTCGAATGGAATCACCGCTGATTCAATGCATAACTAATTTCGTATCAATGGATTTAATGGCGAATACTCTCTTATCAGCTGGAGCATCACCAGCAATGGTTCATTCACTCGAAGAGATATCAGAATTCACTCCACGAGTAAGTGCTCTCTGTCTTAATGTTGGAACACTctcatcttcttctcttccTGCTATGATAGCTGCTGCTAAGCTATGCTCTCAGTTGAATATCCCTTGGGTTCTTGATCCTGTTGCTGTCTCTGCTTCTTCTTTCCGTTTCGATGCTTGCGTTCAACTTGTTACATTCAAACCAACTGTTATTCGAGGAAATGCCTCTGAAATTATCtccctttcttcttcctcaCTTCAATCCTCCGCTGCCTCAATG GGTGTGGACAGTACTCACGGTTCAATGGATGCAGTTGAAGCAGCAAAGTTGTTGGCTCAAACAAGTGGTGCCATAGTTGCAGTGTCAGGGGCCACTGACATTGTCACAGATGGAAATCAAGTTGTTGGTGCTCACAATGGTGTGCCATTGATGCAAAAAATAACAGCAACGGGGTGTGCAGTCACTGCACTTATTGCTGCCTTTGTTGCAGTTGACAAAAGCCATGCTTTAGATGCGGCAGTATCAGCATTAGCTGTATTTGGTGTTGCTGGTGAGTTGGGAATGAAGATGGCGAAAGGTCCTTCATCGTTGCGGATGCACTTGATAGATTCACTCTACGGTCTTGATGAAGCTACCTTGCAATCTCATGTTAATATCACTAGCTTGTGTTGA
- the LOC25483082 gene encoding dirigent protein 18 codes for MAFGLLTISPLAMLVAFSYLIMSITAVDPIAATGKEPIIELFMHDILGGSNPTARPVTGLLGNIYSGQVPFATPIGFNTPQGGIPIPNANGAIPTVNGVTGILLGTGLAGTSFAPNSNNQNNAQVQLGPDGLGLGFGTITVIDDILTSQPELGSQMVGKAQGVYVASSADGSRQMMVFTALFEGGEYGDSLNFYGLYKIGSTMSRLSVIGGTGKFKNARGFAELRPLIPPGQIATDGAETLLRMSVHLKY; via the coding sequence ATGGCTTTTGGATTACTAACTATATCTCCCTTGGCAATGTTGGTtgctttttcttatttaataatGTCTATAACAGCAGTTGACCCTATTGCAGCCACAGGGAAAGAACCAATCATTGAGTTGTTCATGCATGACATTCTTGGTGGAAGTAACCCAACGGCTCGACCTGTAACTGGTTTGTTGGGCAACATATACAGTGGCCAAGTTCCCTTTGCAACCCCAATAGGATTCAACACTCCACAAGGTGGGATTCCCATCCCTAATGCCAATGGTGCTATTCCCACTGTTAATGGCGTTACCGGTATCCTATTAGGAACTGGCTTGGCCGGTACTTCCTTTGCACCAAACAGCAACAATCAAAACAATGCTCAGGTGCAGTTAGGACCTGATGGACTTGGACTAGGATTTGGTACAATCACTGTTATTGATGATATATTAACATCTCAACCTGAATTGGGTTCTCAAATGGTTGGGAAAGCTCAAGGTGTTTATGTGGCAAGTTCAGCAGATGGGAGCAGACAGATGATGGTTTTCACAGCCTTGTTTGAAGGAGGGGAATATGGAGATAGCTTGAACTTTTATGGTTTGTATAAGATAGGAAGTACCATGTCACGATTATCAGTAATAGGGGGCACAGGAAAGTTCAAGAATGCCAGGGGGTTTGCAGAACTGAGACCTCTTATCCCACCAGGACAGATTGCCACTGATGGTGCTGAGACATTGCTGAGGATGAGTGTCCATTTGAAATACTAG